One Aneurinibacillus migulanus genomic region harbors:
- a CDS encoding sugar transferase — protein MKRSFDLVCSLSLLFITLPIIGACALLVRRKLGTPVLFKQERPGLHGKPFHIYKFRTMTDERDGHGNLLPDDVRLTRFGRLLRKLSLDELPQLFNVVKGDISLVGPRPLLMEYLPRYTSRQARRHEVKPGITGWAQVNGRNAISWEEKFELDVWYVENQSFWLDLKILWLTFFKVIRSEGVSKEGHATMTKFMGQTQAHENERKKA, from the coding sequence GTGAAACGGTCATTCGATCTTGTTTGCTCACTTTCTCTGCTATTCATCACGCTTCCGATTATCGGGGCATGTGCTCTGCTGGTCCGACGCAAACTTGGCACACCGGTTCTGTTTAAACAGGAGCGTCCCGGGCTTCATGGCAAGCCATTTCATATTTATAAGTTCCGTACGATGACGGATGAACGGGACGGACATGGGAATCTGCTTCCAGACGATGTGCGTTTGACCCGGTTCGGCCGACTGTTGCGTAAGCTTAGCCTTGACGAGCTGCCGCAGCTATTTAATGTAGTGAAAGGCGACATCAGCCTTGTTGGGCCGCGCCCGCTGCTGATGGAATACTTGCCCAGGTACACGTCACGGCAGGCCCGTCGCCATGAGGTTAAGCCAGGCATTACTGGATGGGCACAAGTAAACGGACGCAACGCGATTAGCTGGGAGGAGAAATTCGAGCTCGATGTGTGGTATGTCGAGAACCAGTCGTTCTGGCTTGATTTGAAAATCCTGTGGCTGACCTTCTTTAAGGTCATTCGTTCAGAAGGCGTTAGCAAAGAAGGCCATGCGACCATGACGAAGTTTATGGGACAGACACAAGCACATGAAAACGAACGAAAGAAGGCGTAA
- a CDS encoding acyltransferase: MNITFGKNTIIEDSVVLGENVTIGHNVIIYEGSVIGDNVIIQDNVIIGKQPTKAKNSVLKEVKKNPPVIIGDGCTIGTSSIIYAGAILENDVFVADLATIRERVTVGERTIVGRGVAIENDCTIGRKCKLETNCYITAYSNLGNYVFVAPCVVTSNDNYMARSKERFDKMKGVTVKDGGRIGANAITLPGITIEEDGTVAAGSIVTRDVKKEELVVGIPAKKLRDVPQDQLLRNQE; the protein is encoded by the coding sequence ATGAATATTACGTTTGGAAAAAATACCATCATCGAAGATTCGGTCGTATTGGGTGAGAATGTCACCATCGGTCATAATGTCATCATCTATGAGGGCAGTGTCATCGGAGATAACGTCATCATCCAGGATAATGTCATTATTGGTAAGCAGCCGACCAAAGCGAAAAACTCGGTTTTAAAAGAAGTGAAGAAAAATCCACCTGTTATCATCGGCGACGGTTGCACGATCGGAACGTCATCTATTATTTATGCCGGTGCGATACTGGAAAACGATGTATTCGTCGCTGACCTTGCTACCATTAGAGAGCGCGTAACAGTGGGAGAAAGAACGATTGTTGGTCGTGGTGTCGCCATCGAGAATGATTGCACAATCGGACGCAAGTGCAAGCTGGAGACGAATTGCTATATTACCGCATATTCCAATCTGGGCAACTATGTATTCGTTGCACCATGCGTTGTGACTAGCAACGATAACTATATGGCCCGCAGCAAAGAGCGTTTTGACAAGATGAAGGGTGTAACGGTAAAAGACGGCGGCCGCATCGGGGCAAACGCGATTACATTGCCGGGCATCACGATTGAAGAGGACGGAACGGTCGCGGCTGGCAGCATCGTAACCCGTGATGTGAAGAAAGAAGAACTGGTTGTCGGCATCCCGGCCAAGAAGTTGCGGGACGTGCCGCAGGATCAATTGCTACGCAACCAGGAATAA
- a CDS encoding glycosyltransferase family 4 protein has translation MRNFVICHLTSVHPPMDTRIFTKECSSLAGAGYETHLIVPDAPAGMHNGVRFHSITRGRGRLNRMTKTVRDVYRKAIEIDADAYHFHDPELLPVGLLLKMKGKKVVYDVHEDVPRQILSKYWIPAPLRKVISRTFETFENFAAKRFDTIAAATPFISKRFARIGCHSLYVNNYPLLAEFVTPERDWSRKERAVTYVGGISVKRGIQEMVKAMGRTDTKLLLAGKFIPASLRDETTRIPGWERVEEFGHVSREEVQQILGRSMAGLVTLHPIINYKDALPVKMFEYMAAGIPVIASDFPLWREIVEGNECGICVDPLDDKQIAEAIQYLVDHPEEAKRMGDNGRRAIEEKYSWEMEAKKLVAMYEGFGPGTQRSIPLQKQASSQ, from the coding sequence ATGAGAAATTTTGTAATCTGCCACCTCACATCCGTTCATCCACCGATGGATACAAGGATTTTTACGAAAGAATGCAGCTCGCTTGCGGGTGCCGGATATGAGACGCATCTCATCGTACCGGATGCGCCCGCAGGTATGCATAACGGGGTCCGCTTTCATTCGATTACACGCGGACGGGGCAGACTGAACCGCATGACAAAGACGGTACGTGATGTCTACCGTAAAGCGATAGAGATCGATGCGGATGCGTATCATTTCCATGACCCGGAATTGCTTCCGGTAGGTCTGCTGCTCAAGATGAAAGGCAAAAAAGTTGTCTATGACGTGCATGAAGATGTACCGCGGCAAATTCTCTCAAAGTATTGGATTCCTGCACCACTGCGCAAGGTTATCTCCCGCACGTTCGAAACGTTCGAGAACTTCGCGGCAAAACGATTTGATACGATCGCGGCAGCAACGCCATTCATCAGCAAGCGATTCGCCCGTATTGGCTGCCACTCCCTGTATGTTAACAATTATCCGCTTCTAGCTGAATTCGTGACGCCGGAGCGGGATTGGTCGCGCAAGGAACGGGCCGTCACATATGTGGGCGGTATCAGCGTGAAACGCGGCATTCAAGAGATGGTAAAAGCCATGGGAAGAACCGATACGAAGTTGCTTCTGGCAGGCAAGTTCATTCCGGCATCACTTCGTGACGAGACAACCCGAATTCCTGGCTGGGAGCGTGTAGAGGAGTTCGGACATGTAAGCCGTGAGGAAGTGCAGCAAATACTGGGACGCAGCATGGCTGGGCTGGTCACGCTCCATCCGATTATCAATTACAAGGATGCGTTGCCTGTAAAGATGTTCGAATATATGGCTGCTGGCATCCCGGTCATTGCTTCTGACTTTCCGCTCTGGCGCGAGATTGTTGAAGGGAATGAGTGCGGCATCTGCGTCGATCCGCTTGACGATAAGCAAATTGCCGAAGCGATTCAATATCTTGTCGATCATCCCGAAGAAGCCAAGCGAATGGGTGACAATGGCCGACGTGCCATTGAGGAGAAATATAGCTGGGAGATGGAAGCCAAAAAGCTTGTTGCGATGTATGAGGGCTTCGGACCTGGAACGCAGCGGTCGATACCGCTTCAAAAGCAGGCATCTTCACAGTAA
- a CDS encoding glycosyltransferase family 4 protein has protein sequence MNIWIFNHYAIAPGASGGTRHYDLARELVKRNYNVTIFASSFSHQERKERYIPEPDMKWKEETYNGVRFVWIKTPEYKRNDWRRVANMLSYTVQSYMLGKKRNEKPDLIIGTLMHPLAALVGCMLARKYKCTFYFEERDLWPQTLIDLGKVSSNNPVVWMLRKLEHFLYRNARRIIVLFDKADQYVAGQGFDTEKVVYLPNGADLDRYKGDTLLSNDLERVFASLEGKLVVTYTGAHGIANHLDPILDAAGILKDRNNQIHFVMVGDGPEKQRLVERARQEKLTNITFVPPVKKEDIPTILLRSDIGVISMQDAEIYKWGFSLNKMYDYMAASLPIVLLCQLEETPIEMSGAGMKVSNPKQMAESLQFLALNRTALQQMGEKGRKYVENNHAWKKLAYRLMDVIEKDIPVRDINAVSVQAVRTLPKNERKEYNA, from the coding sequence ATGAACATTTGGATTTTTAACCATTATGCAATTGCGCCTGGTGCAAGCGGGGGAACACGTCACTATGATCTAGCAAGAGAGCTTGTAAAACGCAATTATAACGTAACAATTTTCGCCTCTTCTTTCTCTCATCAGGAACGCAAGGAACGTTATATTCCGGAGCCGGACATGAAGTGGAAGGAAGAGACATATAACGGCGTCCGCTTCGTCTGGATTAAAACCCCGGAGTACAAGCGTAACGACTGGCGACGGGTTGCCAATATGCTGAGCTATACTGTGCAATCGTATATGCTGGGCAAGAAAAGGAACGAAAAGCCGGATCTTATTATCGGAACGCTTATGCATCCGCTGGCCGCGCTGGTCGGCTGCATGCTGGCACGTAAATACAAATGCACCTTCTATTTTGAGGAGCGTGATCTCTGGCCGCAGACGCTTATCGATTTAGGTAAAGTGTCCAGCAATAATCCTGTCGTCTGGATGCTTCGCAAGCTGGAACACTTCCTATATAGAAATGCGCGGCGGATTATCGTCTTATTTGACAAAGCTGACCAGTACGTTGCCGGGCAAGGCTTCGATACCGAAAAGGTAGTCTATCTGCCGAACGGAGCAGATCTGGACCGGTATAAAGGGGATACCCTGCTCTCCAACGACCTGGAGCGGGTATTCGCTTCTCTGGAAGGAAAACTTGTTGTGACGTATACGGGGGCGCACGGGATAGCCAATCATCTTGACCCGATACTGGATGCGGCAGGCATTCTTAAAGATAGGAACAATCAGATTCACTTCGTTATGGTAGGGGATGGACCGGAGAAGCAACGGCTTGTGGAACGGGCGAGACAAGAGAAACTTACCAACATTACGTTCGTTCCTCCGGTCAAAAAAGAAGATATTCCGACTATCCTGCTTCGCTCCGATATCGGCGTGATTTCTATGCAGGATGCGGAGATTTATAAATGGGGCTTCAGCTTGAATAAGATGTACGATTACATGGCCGCCTCCCTTCCGATTGTGCTGCTGTGCCAGCTTGAGGAAACGCCGATTGAGATGTCCGGTGCCGGAATGAAGGTCAGCAATCCGAAGCAGATGGCGGAATCACTGCAATTCCTGGCACTGAACCGTACTGCGCTACAGCAGATGGGCGAGAAGGGACGCAAGTATGTAGAGAACAATCACGCATGGAAGAAACTCGCTTACCGCTTGATGGATGTCATCGAAAAAGATATCCCGGTACGCGATATAAACGCTGTGTCGGTACAGGCGGTACGCACCTTACCGAAAAATGAGAGGAAGGAATACAACGCATGA